The Methanococcoides methylutens DNA window ATTTTTATTTTGTCCATAACACTTCCTCTTAGCTAAAGTGAACGATATTGATGCTATAAAATATATTAATCGTTATGCAATGTCCTAATGTTTACAGTCAAATAAAAAGGTTTCTAACAAAGACGACTTCTTGGGGGTAAATGTAGCTTTATTTATCTTCCTGCCTTTATCTTTATGCTGCTTTCCGCTTTCAGAAAAGTTTTTAAGTCGTGAAAGCCGTTTATTTTTTGGGAAACTTTATTTCTGTACTGATGGGGAAACAAACGCAGGTGTCAAAATATGCCTGTTATTTCTTTGGTAATATAAAACAAAAGGAGATGGTATTATTCAGGACGTAGCAAACGAATTCCCGAATGTGGGTAATATAGGTTCCGTTGAAGATGCAGTGAAGCTGGGAATATCTTTTGAGGATCAGGGCAGAGATTTTTATCTGGAGTTTGCAGAAGCTACTACGGATCCTGCTGCCAAAGATATGTTCATCTACCTTGCAGAAGAAGAGAAGAAGCATGCTAAATATCTGCAAAGCTATCTGAAAGGTGAAGACCTTTCAATTGATGAAGAGTCTGATATGCCTGATTTCAAGGAAGCATTTGCTTCAGAGTTCACTGGTGAGAAGCTTGGTGAGGTTGGTGTAATGCTGGCTGCCATGAGACTTGAGCGAAAGACCGAAGACCTTTACCTGATGCTTTCAAGTGTATCTTCGGATGCTGTTCAACGTGATTTCTTTGAAAAGCTTGCGGCAGTTGAAAGGGGCCATTACGACCTGATCGACGGTTTGCTTGGTGCGATTACCGGTTTCAGGATGCAGACATAATCTTTGAAGTATTATAGAGGTTATTTCATGGATCCGAAAGATGAAAATCTTGAGATCGCAAAAGGCATCTACTGGGTAGGGGTCGTTGACTGGAACCTGCGTGACTTCCATGGGTATGCAACTCCTAAAGGTGGTACCTATAATGCTTATCTTGTCGTCGATGAAAAGATAACACTTATAGATACTGTGAAGGCAGAATTTGCTCCTGAAATGATCGAAAGGATACGCAGGATCGTTAATCCTTCTAAGATCGATTATGTGATCTCTAATCACGTGGAGATGGACCATTCAAGTGGTCTGCCTGCGATCATGGAGCTTGCAAAGGATGCTAAGCTTTTCTGCACAAAGCATGGCAAGGTCGGTTTGAACGAATATTATGAGGCAGGTGGATGCAGGAACTGGGACTTTGAAGTTGTAGATACTGGCTATGAGCTTAATATTGGCTCTCGTACCCTGATGTTCATTGAAACTCCGATGTTGCATTGGCCGGATAGTATGCAGACCTACCTGAAGGAAGATAAGATATTGTTCTCTAACGATGCTTTCGGACAGCATCTTGCTACATCTGTAAGATTCGAGGATGAAGTTGAGGGCGGTGCTATTGAGGATGCTGCTATTTACTATGCTAATATCCTGATGCCATTTGGATCAAAGGTCATAAAGTATGCTGAGAAGGTCGCGGATCTTGGTCTTGAATTTGATATGATCGCACCATCGCACGGTGTGATCTGGAGGGAGGATCCTTCGTGCATTGTTGATGCTTATCTGAGCTGGGCAAAAAGGGAAGTAGTTCCAAAAGTACTGGTCATTTATGATACTATGTGGAATAGTACTGAGATAATGGCAAAGGAAATTGTCGAGGGCGTTCGGGAAGGCGGCGTCGAAGCCAAGCTTTTCCATTTGCGCAAGAATGACTGGAGCATGATGTTAAAGGATCTTATGTTCTCTCCTGTAATTGCTCTTGGATCTCCTACTATGCATAGTACTATGTTCTTTACGGTATCAGGTTTCCTGACGTATATGAAGGGCCTTCGTCCTAAAGATAAAAGTGCTGTTGCATTTGGTTCATATGGCTGGGGTGGCGGTGCGGT harbors:
- a CDS encoding ferritin family protein gives rise to the protein MGNIGSVEDAVKLGISFEDQGRDFYLEFAEATTDPAAKDMFIYLAEEEKKHAKYLQSYLKGEDLSIDEESDMPDFKEAFASEFTGEKLGEVGVMLAAMRLERKTEDLYLMLSSVSSDAVQRDFFEKLAAVERGHYDLIDGLLGAITGFRMQT
- a CDS encoding FprA family A-type flavoprotein, which translates into the protein MDPKDENLEIAKGIYWVGVVDWNLRDFHGYATPKGGTYNAYLVVDEKITLIDTVKAEFAPEMIERIRRIVNPSKIDYVISNHVEMDHSSGLPAIMELAKDAKLFCTKHGKVGLNEYYEAGGCRNWDFEVVDTGYELNIGSRTLMFIETPMLHWPDSMQTYLKEDKILFSNDAFGQHLATSVRFEDEVEGGAIEDAAIYYANILMPFGSKVIKYAEKVADLGLEFDMIAPSHGVIWREDPSCIVDAYLSWAKREVVPKVLVIYDTMWNSTEIMAKEIVEGVREGGVEAKLFHLRKNDWSMMLKDLMFSPVIALGSPTMHSTMFFTVSGFLTYMKGLRPKDKSAVAFGSYGWGGGAVKGVEETLKASGFDIIEPGLQVKYRPYEDDIKACRELGIRLAELALKKSS